Proteins from one Romboutsia sp. CE17 genomic window:
- a CDS encoding AI-2E family transporter, with the protein MISKEDIKHYILLAFITILLYKFINSPIQFISGIGGIAGFFSPFLIGALIALLINPLVMFFEKKFNLHRLLNILISYIIVFVVLFLGFKLLIPSIVDTLNTLIKEIPTYINMFNEILSKYMTKAEFFNAIAPHIQDNLNSILTNLVNILTAFSSNLLIHISSITSILFDIIMGLILSIYMIFDKEKIAIGCKKILYATVSKRKADETVEFFRMSHEIFYDYMIGKIIDSLIIGVIAFIGFQFIIKIENVLFLSFIVFVTNIIPYFGPFIGAVPPILMTLVYSPIKAFWVAIFILILQQLDGNFIGPKVMGDQVGLSPLWIISAVLIGSSLFGLIGVFLSVPVAAVMKSSIDKYIEKRLYINDSK; encoded by the coding sequence ATGATTTCAAAAGAAGATATAAAGCATTATATTTTATTAGCCTTTATTACTATATTACTTTATAAATTCATTAATAGCCCAATCCAATTTATATCTGGAATAGGTGGAATTGCAGGTTTTTTCAGTCCATTTTTAATAGGGGCACTAATTGCATTACTAATAAATCCACTAGTAATGTTTTTCGAAAAGAAATTTAATCTTCATAGACTATTGAATATACTTATATCCTATATAATAGTTTTTGTAGTTTTATTCTTAGGATTTAAGTTACTTATCCCTTCAATAGTGGATACATTAAATACATTAATTAAGGAAATACCTACATATATTAATATGTTTAATGAAATTTTAAGTAAGTATATGACAAAAGCTGAATTCTTTAATGCAATAGCTCCTCATATACAAGATAACTTAAATAGCATTCTTACAAATTTAGTAAATATACTTACTGCTTTTTCTTCAAACTTATTAATTCATATTTCAAGTATAACATCTATATTGTTTGATATAATAATGGGATTAATACTTTCAATATATATGATATTTGATAAGGAGAAAATAGCAATAGGTTGTAAGAAAATACTTTATGCAACTGTATCTAAAAGAAAGGCTGATGAAACAGTAGAGTTTTTTAGAATGTCTCATGAAATATTCTATGATTATATGATTGGTAAAATAATAGATTCACTTATAATTGGTGTTATTGCTTTTATAGGATTCCAATTTATAATTAAAATAGAAAATGTTTTATTCTTATCCTTTATTGTTTTTGTTACAAATATAATACCATATTTTGGACCATTTATTGGAGCTGTCCCACCAATACTTATGACCTTAGTATATAGCCCTATTAAAGCATTCTGGGTAGCTATTTTCATACTAATACTTCAGCAATTAGATGGAAACTTTATAGGTCCTAAAGTCATGGGAGATCAAGTTGGTCTTAGTCCTTTATGGATAATATCTGCTGTATTAATTGGTTCAAGCTTGTTTGGTCTTATAGGAGTATTCTTATCTGTACCAGTAGCAGCAGTAATGAAATCTTCAATTGATAAATATATAGAAAAAAGGCTTTATATAAATGACTCTAAATAA
- a CDS encoding tetratricopeptide repeat protein, whose product MNKKIVLIIALLSIFMIGCTKEEKSTLVQDGRAALEAHEYSDAMKILSEALEENKDDEHARAMYMQAMRMLNVDKFKSYTNYKKAIEELEAIENIKNGSSVIKDEASSELKEMKKLYEEQLTAQAERKENAKITASKDVYKANQEIVRAEQAAQKAEEEAKKAEEEAKKEEANKEENNTNNIGTDNINNPQGSTNQSTNITDAPET is encoded by the coding sequence ATGAATAAAAAAATAGTATTAATCATAGCTTTATTATCAATTTTTATGATCGGATGTACAAAAGAAGAAAAGAGTACCTTAGTACAGGATGGTAGAGCAGCACTAGAGGCTCATGAGTACTCTGATGCAATGAAAATACTTTCAGAGGCATTAGAAGAAAATAAAGATGATGAACATGCTAGGGCAATGTACATGCAAGCTATGAGAATGTTGAATGTAGATAAGTTTAAATCTTATACAAATTATAAAAAAGCAATTGAAGAACTTGAAGCTATTGAAAATATAAAAAATGGATCTTCAGTAATTAAGGATGAAGCATCAAGTGAATTAAAAGAGATGAAAAAACTTTATGAAGAACAATTAACGGCTCAAGCAGAAAGAAAAGAAAATGCTAAAATAACTGCTAGTAAAGATGTTTATAAGGCAAATCAAGAGATAGTAAGGGCAGAGCAAGCAGCTCAGAAGGCAGAAGAAGAAGCTAAAAAAGCAGAAGAAGAGGCTAAAAAGGAAGAAGCTAACAAAGAAGAAAATAATACAAATAATATAGGAACTGATAATATAAATAATCCTCAAGGTAGTACTAATCAAAGCACTAATATTACTGATGCACCAGAAACATAA
- the lysA gene encoding diaminopimelate decarboxylase, with amino-acid sequence MKLHGNMSIKNNTLYIGGVSCIELAKKYSTPLYVYDENLIRSNCKEYKKYFRVKENGNKVAYAGKAFLPLYMCNIINEENLCLDVVSGGELYTAYKANFPMENILFHGNNKTIDEIKMGIELGVGRFVVDNFYELDIIEDLCKNKNITQEIYFRITPGIEAHTHDYIKTGQIDSKFGFALINGDLYEAIEKLSKYKNIKLVGLHAHIGSQIFDIEPFMDEVDIMMDLIKEIKEKFDIDLKEIDLGGGIGVYYTKEDKPNSIKEFCEAIINRVDKKCNKLGIKVPKLIIEPGRSIIANAGSTLYTIGSIKDIKDVRTYVSVDGGMTDNIRPSLYKAGYECSIVNKMKYEKVNNVTVAGKCCESGDILITHANVMEIESGDILIITSTGAYGYSMSSNYNKIPKSAVVMVRDGDDKLVCKRQSYEELLNLEII; translated from the coding sequence ATGAAACTACATGGGAATATGTCAATAAAAAATAATACTCTATACATAGGAGGAGTAAGCTGTATTGAATTAGCTAAAAAATATTCTACACCACTTTATGTATATGATGAAAATTTAATAAGAAGTAATTGCAAAGAATATAAAAAATATTTTAGAGTAAAAGAAAATGGTAATAAAGTTGCATATGCAGGTAAGGCTTTTTTACCTTTATATATGTGCAATATAATAAATGAGGAAAATTTATGTTTAGATGTAGTTTCAGGAGGAGAACTATATACAGCCTATAAAGCAAACTTTCCAATGGAAAATATATTATTTCATGGAAATAATAAAACAATAGATGAAATAAAAATGGGCATAGAATTAGGCGTTGGAAGATTCGTTGTAGATAATTTTTATGAATTAGATATAATAGAAGATCTTTGCAAAAATAAAAATATAACTCAAGAAATTTATTTCAGAATAACTCCTGGCATTGAGGCTCATACTCATGATTATATAAAAACAGGTCAAATAGATTCAAAATTTGGTTTTGCTTTAATAAATGGTGATTTATATGAAGCAATAGAAAAGTTATCAAAATATAAAAATATAAAATTAGTTGGACTTCATGCTCATATAGGTTCACAAATATTTGATATTGAGCCATTTATGGATGAAGTAGATATAATGATGGATCTTATTAAAGAAATAAAAGAAAAATTTGATATAGATTTAAAAGAAATAGACTTAGGTGGAGGTATTGGTGTTTATTATACAAAAGAAGATAAACCTAATAGCATAAAAGAATTTTGTGAAGCAATAATAAATAGAGTAGATAAAAAATGTAATAAATTAGGAATTAAAGTACCAAAGCTTATTATAGAACCAGGAAGATCAATAATAGCTAATGCAGGTAGTACTTTATATACAATAGGCTCAATTAAAGATATAAAAGATGTTAGAACATATGTAAGTGTTGATGGTGGAATGACAGACAATATAAGACCTTCACTATATAAAGCAGGATATGAGTGTAGTATTGTAAATAAAATGAAGTATGAAAAAGTAAATAATGTTACTGTAGCAGGAAAATGCTGTGAAAGTGGAGATATATTGATAACTCATGCTAATGTAATGGAAATAGAGAGTGGAGATATATTAATTATAACATCAACTGGAGCATATGGATACTCAATGTCATCAAATTATAATAAAATCCCTAAATCTGCTGTTGTAATGGTAAGAGATGGTGATGATAAATTAGTTTGTAAAAGACAAAGCTATGAAGAGCTATTAAATTTAGAAATTATATAA
- a CDS encoding aspartate kinase has protein sequence MNNVVVQKYGGSSVDSIEKIKNIAKNIIKRKKVDNKIVVVVSAMGDTTDDYIKLAKHITDKPNKRELDALMSTGEIVSASLLAMSLSSLGCESISYNAYQLDIHTSGEHGKSQIDDIDVSKIRQSLDEGKVVIVTGFQGLNDEGDITTLGRGGSDTSAVALAIKLGGKCEIYTDVDGIYFTDPRNYKNAKKLKEIEYEEMLELAGLGAQIMHSRSIELAQKYNIEVYVGLSCGELNGTYIRGGKDMKLEEKIITGLATSDNDVCITIKDFETQNIWSLFENIANKGINIDMISQTAPINNYVNISFTIAKEDLNDCRDIVSRYSKDENIIIDDNITKLSLVGLGMKNTAGVASQVFKIFKEHNINVKLITTSEIKISCAINSCDKQIAINEIGRVFNV, from the coding sequence ATGAATAATGTAGTAGTTCAAAAATATGGTGGTAGTTCGGTAGATAGTATAGAAAAAATAAAAAATATTGCAAAAAATATTATTAAAAGAAAGAAAGTTGATAATAAAATTGTAGTAGTTGTTTCAGCTATGGGAGATACTACAGATGATTATATAAAACTTGCAAAACATATAACTGATAAGCCAAATAAAAGAGAGTTAGATGCTTTAATGTCAACTGGTGAAATTGTATCTGCATCTTTATTAGCTATGAGTTTATCATCTTTAGGGTGTGAGTCTATAAGTTATAATGCGTATCAGTTGGATATACATACTAGTGGTGAACATGGAAAGTCTCAAATAGATGACATAGATGTATCTAAGATAAGACAAAGTTTAGATGAAGGTAAGGTAGTAATAGTTACAGGATTTCAAGGGTTAAATGATGAAGGCGATATTACTACACTTGGTAGAGGTGGTTCTGATACATCTGCAGTAGCTTTAGCCATTAAACTAGGTGGAAAATGTGAAATTTATACAGATGTAGATGGTATTTATTTTACTGATCCTAGAAATTATAAAAATGCTAAAAAATTAAAAGAAATTGAATATGAAGAAATGTTAGAACTAGCTGGTTTAGGAGCTCAAATAATGCATTCAAGAAGTATAGAGCTAGCTCAGAAATATAACATAGAAGTATATGTAGGCTTATCTTGTGGAGAATTAAATGGCACATATATTAGAGGGGGAAAAGATATGAAATTAGAAGAAAAAATAATAACAGGTCTAGCAACAAGTGATAATGATGTTTGTATAACAATAAAAGATTTTGAGACTCAAAATATATGGAGTTTATTTGAAAATATAGCTAATAAAGGTATAAATATAGATATGATAAGTCAAACTGCTCCAATTAATAATTATGTAAATATTTCATTTACCATAGCAAAGGAAGATTTAAATGATTGTAGAGATATAGTAAGTAGATATTCAAAAGATGAAAATATAATAATAGATGATAATATAACAAAGCTTAGCTTAGTAGGATTAGGTATGAAAAATACTGCTGGTGTTGCATCACAAGTATTTAAAATATTTAAAGAACACAATATAAATGTAAAGCTTATAACTACTTCAGAAATAAAAATAAGTTGTGCTATAAATTCTTGTGATAAACAAATAGCAATAAATGAAATAGGAAGAGTTTTTAATGTCTAA
- a CDS encoding TVP38/TMEM64 family protein produces the protein MIEQLLYSVAEHKGIAAIIAFFLAAVESFIPVLPLVAMILANAIIFGMWMGFFISWAGSCIAAIILYFIAKKFSALKIFDKFREKYNNQKLKKYIEKQGFSMIFISYLCPFISDFLVTILSGFTNFDIKTFISGMVCGKFIMFLFISYVGEDIGSFLSSPFKIILFSLFILGSWMIGKDVNKKMHKGNNTQYF, from the coding sequence TTGATAGAGCAGTTATTGTATTCCGTTGCAGAACATAAAGGTATAGCAGCAATCATAGCATTTTTTTTAGCAGCAGTAGAAAGTTTTATACCAGTACTGCCACTAGTTGCAATGATTTTAGCAAATGCAATTATATTTGGTATGTGGATGGGGTTTTTTATATCTTGGGCTGGATCTTGTATAGCAGCGATAATACTTTATTTTATAGCTAAAAAGTTTTCTGCACTAAAGATATTTGATAAATTCAGAGAGAAATATAATAATCAAAAGCTTAAAAAATATATAGAAAAACAAGGTTTTAGTATGATATTTATAAGTTATCTATGTCCATTTATATCAGATTTTCTTGTAACAATTTTAAGTGGATTTACTAACTTTGATATAAAAACATTTATTAGTGGTATGGTGTGTGGAAAGTTTATAATGTTTTTATTTATAAGTTATGTGGGAGAAGATATAGGCAGTTTTCTAAGTAGTCCTTTTAAAATAATTTTATTTTCATTATTTATTTTAGGATCTTGGATGATAGGAAAAGACGTAAATAAAAAAATGCACAAAGGTAACAATACACAATATTTTTAA
- a CDS encoding glutamine--tRNA ligase/YqeY domain fusion protein: MSNETNSSNFIKNIIINDLETGKHDSIITRFPPEPNGYLHIGHAKSICLNFGLAKEFNGKVNLRFDDTNPVKEDVEYVNSIKEDVKWLGFDWNNLYFASDYFDEMYKRAVLLIKKGKAYVCELSPEEIREYRGSLTEPGKNSPYRDRSVEENLELFERMKNGEFKDGEKVLRAKIDMSSPNINFRDPIIYRIAHATHHNTGDKWCIYPMYCFAHPLEDAIEGITHSICTLEFEDQRPLYDWFVRECEMESVPRQIEFARLNLTNTVMSKRKLKQLVDEGVVDGWDDPRMPTISGVRRRGYTPESIRNFCSEIGVARADSKVDSQLLDHFLREDLQPKAPLVMGVLRPLKLVITNYPEGQSEMLDIENNAKDETKGTRQVSFSRELYIEQEDFMEEPVKKYFRLFPGNEVRLKGAYFVKCTDVIKDENGNVTEVHCTYDPETKSGSGFTGRKVKATIHWVDANNCKPCEFRLYEPLILDDAPENEGKHFLDQINENSIEILQGFAETTQLENAKSYDKFQFVRNGFYSVDPKYTTNDKLVFNRIVPLKSSFKINK; encoded by the coding sequence ATGTCAAATGAAACTAATTCATCTAATTTTATAAAAAATATAATTATAAATGACTTAGAAACAGGAAAACATGACAGCATAATAACTCGTTTCCCTCCAGAACCAAACGGGTATTTACATATAGGTCATGCAAAAAGTATATGCTTAAACTTTGGACTTGCAAAAGAATTCAACGGAAAAGTTAACTTAAGATTTGACGATACAAATCCTGTTAAAGAAGATGTTGAATATGTTAACTCTATAAAAGAAGATGTTAAATGGTTAGGATTTGATTGGAATAACTTATACTTTGCATCTGATTATTTTGATGAAATGTATAAAAGAGCTGTCCTTTTAATAAAAAAAGGTAAGGCTTATGTTTGTGAATTAAGTCCTGAAGAAATAAGAGAATATCGTGGTTCATTAACTGAGCCTGGAAAAAACAGTCCATATAGAGATAGAAGCGTAGAAGAAAACTTAGAGTTATTCGAAAGAATGAAAAACGGAGAATTTAAGGATGGAGAAAAAGTTTTAAGAGCTAAGATAGACATGTCTTCTCCTAACATAAACTTTAGAGATCCAATAATTTATAGAATTGCACATGCTACTCACCATAATACTGGAGATAAGTGGTGTATATATCCAATGTATTGCTTTGCTCATCCTCTTGAAGATGCTATAGAAGGTATAACTCATTCTATATGTACTCTTGAATTTGAGGATCAAAGACCACTTTATGACTGGTTTGTAAGAGAATGTGAAATGGAAAGTGTTCCAAGACAAATAGAGTTTGCTAGACTTAACTTAACTAATACTGTTATGAGTAAAAGAAAGTTAAAGCAACTTGTTGATGAAGGTGTAGTTGATGGATGGGATGACCCTCGTATGCCTACTATATCAGGAGTTAGAAGAAGAGGATATACTCCAGAATCAATACGTAATTTCTGTTCTGAAATAGGTGTTGCAAGAGCTGACTCTAAGGTTGACAGTCAATTATTAGACCACTTCTTAAGAGAAGACTTACAACCTAAAGCTCCATTAGTAATGGGTGTTCTTAGACCATTAAAATTAGTTATTACTAACTACCCAGAAGGTCAATCTGAAATGTTAGATATAGAAAACAATGCTAAAGATGAAACTAAAGGTACTAGACAAGTTTCATTCTCTAGAGAATTATATATAGAACAAGAAGACTTTATGGAAGAACCAGTAAAGAAATACTTCAGATTATTCCCTGGAAACGAAGTTCGTCTTAAAGGTGCTTACTTTGTAAAATGTACAGATGTTATAAAAGATGAAAATGGAAATGTAACTGAAGTACATTGTACATATGACCCAGAGACTAAGAGTGGTTCAGGATTTACAGGACGTAAAGTTAAGGCAACTATTCACTGGGTAGATGCTAATAATTGTAAGCCTTGTGAGTTTAGATTATACGAACCATTAATACTAGATGATGCTCCTGAAAATGAAGGAAAGCACTTCTTAGATCAAATAAATGAAAACTCAATAGAAATATTACAAGGATTTGCTGAAACTACTCAATTAGAAAATGCTAAATCTTACGATAAATTCCAATTTGTTAGAAATGGATTCTACAGTGTTGATCCAAAGTATACAACTAATGATAAATTAGTATTTAATAGAATAGTTCCATTAAAGAGTTCTTTCAAAATAAATAAATAA
- a CDS encoding YegS/Rv2252/BmrU family lipid kinase, whose translation MKKVKLVYNPNSGEKSIVNKLDSIIEIYQENNYILVPYRLSKSNPIKDAFEDIDDNYHHILISGGDGTVDMVINVIKELDINLPIGILPTGTANDFANALCLPFNVKEAIENIINSKPRKIDIGKVNDKYFINVASAGMFTDVSQKINPEFKNSMGRVSYYIKGIEEALHLRGFNINVKSEEIEYRGDMYLMLVFNGKTAGNLNLAYKAEVDDGYLDVIIFKVTPIPKSIPLLINTLKGEHLDHINEDELLYFKTKKLTIECSDDLTTDIDGEKGPDFPLEIECIKDGIEILGFN comes from the coding sequence ATGAAAAAGGTAAAACTTGTATATAATCCTAATTCTGGAGAAAAATCTATTGTAAACAAATTAGATTCTATAATAGAAATTTATCAAGAAAATAATTATATTTTAGTCCCATATAGACTTAGTAAAAGTAATCCAATAAAAGATGCATTTGAAGATATAGACGATAATTATCACCATATATTAATTTCTGGTGGAGATGGGACTGTAGATATGGTCATAAATGTTATAAAAGAATTAGATATAAATCTACCTATAGGCATACTACCGACTGGTACAGCAAATGATTTTGCAAATGCCTTATGTTTACCTTTTAATGTTAAAGAAGCTATTGAAAATATAATAAATTCTAAACCTAGGAAGATTGATATAGGAAAGGTTAATGATAAATATTTTATAAATGTAGCTAGTGCAGGTATGTTTACGGATGTTTCTCAGAAGATAAATCCAGAATTTAAAAATTCTATGGGGAGAGTATCTTATTATATAAAAGGAATAGAAGAAGCACTTCATTTAAGAGGTTTTAATATAAATGTAAAGTCAGAAGAAATAGAGTATAGGGGAGACATGTATTTAATGTTAGTATTTAATGGTAAGACAGCTGGTAATCTTAATTTAGCATATAAGGCTGAGGTGGATGATGGATACTTAGATGTAATTATATTTAAAGTAACTCCAATACCAAAGTCAATCCCTCTACTTATAAATACTTTAAAAGGTGAGCATTTAGATCATATTAATGAAGATGAACTACTGTATTTTAAAACGAAAAAACTTACTATAGAATGTAGCGATGATTTAACAACAGATATTGATGGAGAAAAGGGACCTGATTTTCCATTAGAAATTGAATGTATAAAAGATGGAATTGAAATATTAGGTTTTAATTAA
- a CDS encoding lactate utilization protein, giving the protein MDSNLNWVNEKKIERTMKALEKNNMSAYLVNSEDELFNKIDELLNEGDMVSCGGSMTLFETKVIDYLKNGKYNFLDRHKENLKPEDVKEIYRKSFYADAYFASTNAITENGELYNVDGNGNRVAAMLYGPDKVILVVGVNKIVKDIDEAIRRNKEICAPANAKRLSSKTPCATTGECMDCLSPDRLCCEYTIIKRQRTAGRMHIIFLNENYGY; this is encoded by the coding sequence ATGGATAGTAATTTAAATTGGGTTAATGAGAAGAAGATAGAAAGAACTATGAAGGCTCTAGAAAAAAATAATATGAGTGCATATTTAGTTAATAGTGAAGATGAGCTTTTTAATAAAATTGATGAATTATTAAATGAAGGGGATATGGTATCCTGTGGGGGGTCTATGACTTTATTTGAGACAAAAGTTATAGATTATTTAAAAAATGGGAAGTATAATTTTTTAGATAGACATAAAGAAAATTTAAAACCAGAAGATGTAAAAGAAATATATAGAAAATCTTTTTATGCTGATGCATATTTTGCTAGTACCAATGCAATAACAGAAAATGGAGAGCTTTATAATGTAGACGGAAATGGAAATAGAGTAGCAGCAATGCTTTATGGTCCAGATAAAGTTATATTAGTTGTTGGTGTTAATAAAATTGTTAAGGACATTGATGAAGCTATAAGAAGAAACAAAGAAATATGTGCACCGGCAAATGCAAAAAGATTAAGTTCTAAAACACCATGTGCAACAACAGGTGAATGTATGGATTGTTTAAGTCCTGATAGATTATGTTGCGAATATACAATAATAAAAAGACAAAGAACAGCGGGAAGAATGCATATAATATTCTTAAATGAAAATTATGGATATTAG
- a CDS encoding 4Fe-4S dicluster domain-containing protein, with amino-acid sequence MSHISAKKAYKSLEERLNRFPQGAPPSETLYKILAMLFTEKEAELVAQLPIKAFRVKTAAKIWSVSESEALKVLDKLASKAILLDIEDDKGKQYILPPPMAGFIEFALMRTRNDIDQKLLAELYYQYLNVEEDFIKDLFYSSETKLGRVYVQEEVLSNDNEVVILDYERATHIIEEAKHIAVGMCYCRHKMKHVGKGCDAPMDICMTFNGTANSLIKNNYARRIDASECKELLHKAYEHNLVQCGENVRSGVNFICNCCGCCCEALLAARKFGNMHPVETTSFIPNINYDSCIKCGKCVNICPIGAISKVKENDKTIIKIDEGRCLGCGVCVRNCSKKSITLLRRKEKIITPANSVHRVVLMAIEKGQLQELIFDNKALSSHRTMAAILSAILKLPPAKRALANNQVKSIYLDRLLSMNQK; translated from the coding sequence ATGTCGCATATAAGCGCAAAAAAGGCGTATAAAAGTTTAGAGGAGAGGTTGAATAGATTTCCTCAGGGGGCTCCTCCTTCTGAAACTTTATACAAAATATTAGCTATGTTATTTACAGAAAAAGAAGCTGAATTAGTTGCTCAGCTACCTATTAAAGCATTTAGAGTAAAAACAGCAGCTAAAATATGGAGTGTAAGTGAAAGTGAAGCATTAAAAGTGCTTGATAAACTTGCAAGTAAAGCAATTTTACTAGATATAGAAGATGATAAAGGTAAACAGTATATACTACCTCCTCCTATGGCTGGTTTTATAGAATTTGCTTTGATGAGAACTAGAAATGATATTGACCAAAAACTACTTGCTGAACTTTATTACCAATATTTAAATGTAGAAGAGGATTTTATTAAAGACTTATTTTATTCATCAGAAACAAAATTAGGAAGAGTTTATGTTCAAGAAGAGGTTTTAAGTAATGACAATGAAGTTGTTATATTAGATTATGAAAGAGCTACTCATATTATAGAAGAAGCTAAACATATTGCTGTAGGAATGTGTTATTGTAGACACAAAATGAAACATGTAGGTAAGGGGTGTGATGCTCCTATGGATATATGTATGACTTTTAATGGAACAGCAAATTCTCTAATAAAAAATAATTATGCAAGAAGAATAGATGCTTCAGAGTGTAAAGAGTTACTTCATAAGGCATATGAACATAATTTAGTTCAATGCGGTGAAAATGTAAGAAGTGGAGTTAACTTTATATGTAATTGCTGTGGATGTTGTTGTGAAGCGTTACTAGCTGCTAGAAAATTTGGTAATATGCATCCAGTAGAAACTACGAGTTTTATACCTAATATTAATTATGATTCTTGTATAAAATGCGGAAAGTGTGTAAATATATGCCCAATAGGAGCAATAAGCAAGGTTAAAGAAAATGATAAAACCATAATAAAAATTGATGAAGGGCGATGTTTAGGGTGTGGAGTTTGCGTTAGAAATTGTAGTAAAAAAAGTATAACTCTTTTAAGAAGAAAAGAAAAAATAATAACTCCTGCCAATTCAGTTCATCGGGTTGTTTTAATGGCTATAGAAAAAGGTCAGCTACAAGAGCTAATATTTGATAATAAAGCTTTAAGTAGTCATAGAACAATGGCAGCTATACTTTCTGCAATACTTAAATTACCTCCAGCAAAAAGAGCCTTAGCAAATAATCAAGTTAAGTCAATATACTTAGATAGATTATTAAGTATGAATCAAAAGTAA
- a CDS encoding pyridoxal phosphate-dependent aminotransferase: MISSKMEALLQSNSVIRNMFEEGKKLSQIYGDENVYDFSIGNPNVEPPEHIKSIINEILNSESPNLIHGYMNNSGYEDVRDSIASHLNKKENLSLNKDNIIMTCGAAGGLNIILKTLLNPGDEVITFAPYFGEYKNYVNNFDGKLIVVPTDINNFEPDLNALKNAISPNTKALIINTPNNPTGVIYSSDFLKNLGNLLEDKQKEFNSNIYLISDEPYREIVYDNAVVPCLLKYYKNTFIGYSYSKSLSLPGERIGYVVVNNEMDDFNAIVDSLNIANRILGFVNAPSLFQRVISKCLDDEVDVSIYKRNFDLLYNHLINLGFTCVKPEGTFYLFPRTPIADDKKFCEDAKKFNLLLVPGSSFGCPGHFRISYCVSYETIKSSLPAFEKLASLYNLKPLKTSN, from the coding sequence ATGATATCAAGTAAAATGGAAGCTCTTCTTCAAAGTAATTCTGTCATAAGAAATATGTTTGAAGAAGGAAAAAAATTATCTCAGATTTATGGAGATGAAAATGTTTATGATTTTAGTATAGGAAATCCTAATGTGGAACCTCCTGAACATATAAAATCAATTATAAATGAAATTCTTAATTCTGAATCTCCAAATTTAATACATGGATATATGAATAATTCTGGTTATGAAGATGTTAGAGATTCTATTGCATCTCATTTAAATAAAAAAGAAAATCTTTCACTTAACAAAGATAATATTATAATGACATGTGGAGCTGCTGGAGGTTTAAATATAATACTTAAAACTTTGCTTAATCCAGGTGATGAGGTAATAACCTTTGCACCTTACTTTGGTGAATATAAAAACTATGTTAATAATTTCGATGGAAAACTAATTGTAGTTCCAACGGATATAAATAATTTTGAACCTGACCTTAATGCATTAAAAAATGCAATTTCTCCTAACACTAAAGCTTTAATTATAAATACACCTAATAATCCAACTGGTGTTATATATTCTTCTGATTTTTTAAAGAATCTAGGGAATTTATTAGAGGATAAACAAAAAGAGTTTAATAGTAATATTTACTTAATTTCTGACGAGCCATACAGGGAAATAGTTTATGATAATGCTGTTGTACCTTGCTTATTAAAATATTATAAAAATACTTTTATAGGATATTCTTACAGTAAATCTTTATCTTTACCAGGAGAGCGTATCGGATATGTTGTTGTAAATAATGAAATGGATGATTTTAATGCAATAGTAGATTCATTAAATATAGCAAATAGAATTTTAGGATTTGTTAATGCTCCCTCTTTATTCCAAAGAGTAATTTCTAAATGTCTAGATGATGAAGTTGATGTAAGTATTTATAAAAGAAACTTTGATTTATTATATAATCATTTAATAAACTTAGGATTTACTTGTGTCAAACCAGAAGGTACGTTTTATTTATTTCCTAGAACTCCTATAGCTGATGATAAAAAGTTCTGTGAAGATGCAAAAAAATTCAATTTGTTACTAGTTCCAGGTTCTTCTTTTGGATGTCCTGGTCATTTTAGAATATCTTACTGTGTATCTTATGAAACAATAAAGAGCTCACTTCCTGCTTTTGAAAAGTTAGCATCACTTTATAATTTAAAACCTTTAAAAACTTCAAATTAA